One Candidatus Methanomethylicota archaeon genomic window, AATATCTACAAGATTTTTAGAATAATTAAATGTAGGAAATGGCTCTTTATATATTATTAATACTAAAGAAAAAATCATTATTCCTGTTATAATAAGTCCAAAAATTGAAATTTTATCCATTATTTCCTCTCCTCCTTAAGTGATGTTAAAGTTATTGCAGCAATGAATAGAGTAACAATTCCTCCAGCATATACTAATAATTGATATACTGCAATATAATGAGCATCTAAAAGCCAATAAAGAGCACCTATACTTATACACATAAGGCAAAATGATATAACAGCATATAATAATTTCTTAATTTCTATTGTTCCAATTGCGAAAATTATTGTTAATATTATTAAGAGTAATTGTAGCGGGTCCGTGTGTCCTCCCCCTACAAAAGACTTATATTAATCATTTATATATATAAATGTTGATCTCGGTGGAAGTATATGGAAAACTTAATATTACCAATAACAGTAATATTAGCAATTTTATTAATATTAATAATTTTCATAATAGGTGGTAAAATTTCTCAAAAAGCTTTAAAAGATCCTGAAAAACTTGCTCCTTATGCTTGTGGAGAAGATGTATCATTTGAAGAAGCTAGAATAAATTTAGAAAAATTCTTAATATTTGCACTTTATTTCTTAATTTTTGATGTTATTACTTTTATTATGGCTATTTCT contains:
- a CDS encoding NADH-quinone oxidoreductase subunit A; amino-acid sequence: MENLILPITVILAILLILIIFIIGGKISQKALKDPEKLAPYACGEDVSFEEARINLEKFLIFALYFLIFDVITFIMAISFFERGILPGIYSIVALASILILVIGGLHK
- a CDS encoding NADH-quinone oxidoreductase subunit J — translated: MEIKKLLYAVISFCLMCISIGALYWLLDAHYIAVYQLLVYAGGIVTLFIAAITLTSLKEERK